Genomic window (Armatimonadota bacterium):
TTTCGAGCCAGGAGGAAGCAGACGAGCTTGTTCGTCAGTCATTCAAATGGCGTAGGATTGCATAATTTGCTTTATAGAAATATCAGGGCGTCAGTAAAGTAGCTTCTCATTTTCAAGGTTTTCGTTAACCTAAAAGCGCATTTTGTAAGCCTTTTTGCCCAGTACCCAGATGCTTGACGGACAAGTCTATGGAATAGAGTAAGTCAGAGGCTTGACAAAACTTTCAAGAAGTGATATACTTACGACAAAACGGCGATATTTCCGTGATTTAGAACCAGTTAGACGCAAAAATTAACGGAAGTTGTGGAGTATGCGTAGGGCGCTCATTTGAGGCGGGGAGCTGCTACCCAACGGAAAGGAAACATCAATGGACAATGAAAACAGGTCGCCGGATTGTCAAGAAGAAGCGGTAATCGGGCTTACAAAACGCGAAATTGAGGTTCTGCAACTCGTTCTTGAGGGCAAGTCAAGTAAAGAAGTAGCCGCCATTCTCTGCTGTAGCAAGCGAACTGTTGACTTCCACCTTGCGCGAATATACGATAAGTTGAACGTTTCAAATAGGGTTCAGGCGATGCGCCGCTGTGCGGGGCTTGGCTTGATACCCATGGGCGGCAATGGTGGAAACGGACGAGAAGAAGTAGGTTGAGAAGCTTTTATAGCTGTTGAAACGCGCCTGCAAGTAAGATGTGGTAGGTTTTTTGGGGTGAAATGTTGCTAATTTTCGCCGGACTGAAAAAATTTCAGTCCGGTTTTTTATAGCTTGACTTGCCAACACATTTGAATTATTAAGAGTAGGAATTCAAACCTTAACAAGTAATTTTATCCTGATGGGTGTTTTGGTAAACGTTTGCATAGTCGTTTATGATGGTGTATAACTTAATGAGCGAGAGGGATAATGGCTCGGGACAAGTTCGCATCTGCAGTAACGGCAATAGTTGGCGCTTCGGTTATTGGCATTTTATATTGGTATAACAGACAATCACCGGTAGACGAAAAGTACCTGATAACAAATATCGGTGCATTGTTTTGGGTGCCAATTTTGATTGTTATGCTCTTTTTGCGCCAAGAGCCATCTTCGTTTGGGTTTACGCCCGGAGATATTGGCCGTGGTATTCGCTATTCGATTACTCTTTTTGTAGCGGTATTGCCTTTCCTCATAATTGCGTCAAGAATGCATCAATTTCAATCATACTATCCGCTTCAGCCACGTATGGTTTATGATTCAGTGTATTTTGGTTACTTTGAGCTTGCATATGGGATATATCTATTTTGCTGGGAATTTTTCTTCCGGGGATTTCTGCTTTTCGGCCTTTCTAGGACTATTGGTTTCTGGGCAGTGTTTGTGCAAGCCGCTACTTTTGGTATTATGCATATGGGGAAGCCTGCGCCTGAGGTGGCAGCTTCTTTTGTTGCCGGGGTGGCGCTTGGAGTAGTTGCCCTCAGGTCAAGATCGTTTTTACCGTGTTTCCTAGTCCACTGGGCTAGCGCAGTTCTTTTTGACGTGCTAATCATCATGGGTAAAAAAGGAAGCTTTTTCTAGCCAAAAATTAAAGAGATAAGGGGGGATGGATTTGGCTCAAGTGAAAAATGCAAATTTAAAAACCAGCGTCGAAAATGTATCAGAAGTTCCAGTATTAAAAGTAGCCGGAGAGATAGACCTTTACACCTCGCCTGATTTTAAATCTGCTATCATTTCGATAATAGATTCAGGAGCAAAAGATATTATTATTGATCTTACGGATGTTAGCTACATGGACAGCGGCGGCTTTGGAGTACTTCTTGGAGCCGTTCGCAAAGTCAAGCCACTTGGCGGAAGCATAAATCTTGTGGGGTGCGGTGAAAACATCCGTCGAATATTGAGCATTACCCGGCTTGATACAATATTCAAGTTGTTTGAAAGCGTGGACGAAGCTGTAAAAGCGATAAAGGGTTAGTAGCTCCTTAGCAAGGCGATGGCTTTGCCAATTATCCTGTAATCTTTGCCGCGAAGAGGTATTGGCTCATAAGCTGGGTTTGCGGGGAGGAGGGTAATTTCTCCGTTTTCGGAGCGCAAACGCTTTACTGTTGCCTCTTCGCCGATAAGCACAGCAACGAGATCGCCATTTTCGGCAGTCTGTTGGGGACGAATAACTACTAGGTCACCTGGCATTATATGCTCCTCAATCATGCTGTCTCCTTTGACCCTCAGGAGGAATGCATTTTCAGTATTCCTTAGCATCGCCCGCGGAACTGGCAGCTCCCCTTCGATGTTCTCAACAGCAAGCAATGGTTCTCCTGCTGCTATCGCTCCTATCAAAGGCAGGCGAATGTATGCATCTTCTTCCTTTACTTTGGGCTGTCGTAAGATTGTGATGCTTCGAGATGTTTGTTCTCGCCTTATATAACCTTTTCGTTCTAAAGCCTCTAAATGAACGGTTACACCTCTTAGGCTCTTAATGCCGACTCCTGCACAAATCTCGCGTATGGATGGCGGATATCCGTGTTTCTGGACATATTTGGTCAAAAAATCTAGGACGATTTTCTGCCGTTCGGTCAATTGCTTAGCCATCGTGCTACTCCTTTATATCTTTGCTCCTCGATTTTTGTAAGTATATAGCAGACCAATGTCTACGTCAACGATAACTTGCCTTGACCCTATTTCACCTGTAGTGTATTCTAGACTGGAAATTCCGCTGTGCTTTTTGCAATACTGGAAAACTCATTTTGCTGGAAGGCGAAAGTGAGGAAAATTCGATTTCACTTTCCACAAGCAAGCGTTTTGGTAAGGGGCAGGAGAGAATTATGGATAAAATGGAGAGAATCCGCGAGTTGCGGGCAGAGGACAAGAAGCTAAAGGAGTATGGTTTACTCGACCCTCCATCAAGGGATGGAGGTTATACCCATCGCGAACGTTTTAGACGCACAATGCACTTCCAGGGGGTTGACCGCGTGCCAAATCATGAGTTTGGATATTGGAATGAAACTCTTAAGCGCTGGCATGACGAAGGACTCCCAAAGGAGGTTGATTCAAACGCGGCTGCGGACGTCTTTTTTGGCTTCGACCCAACTCTTTCTGTGCCGATGGATTACAGCTGGCGCCCACCCTTCGAGCATTTAGTCTTGGAGGAGACTGATAGATATCGAATAGTTCGCGGCAGTGAT
Coding sequences:
- a CDS encoding helix-turn-helix transcriptional regulator — protein: MDNENRSPDCQEEAVIGLTKREIEVLQLVLEGKSSKEVAAILCCSKRTVDFHLARIYDKLNVSNRVQAMRRCAGLGLIPMGGNGGNGREEVG
- a CDS encoding CPBP family intramembrane metalloprotease, with product MARDKFASAVTAIVGASVIGILYWYNRQSPVDEKYLITNIGALFWVPILIVMLFLRQEPSSFGFTPGDIGRGIRYSITLFVAVLPFLIIASRMHQFQSYYPLQPRMVYDSVYFGYFELAYGIYLFCWEFFFRGFLLFGLSRTIGFWAVFVQAATFGIMHMGKPAPEVAASFVAGVALGVVALRSRSFLPCFLVHWASAVLFDVLIIMGKKGSFF
- a CDS encoding STAS domain-containing protein produces the protein MKNANLKTSVENVSEVPVLKVAGEIDLYTSPDFKSAIISIIDSGAKDIIIDLTDVSYMDSGGFGVLLGAVRKVKPLGGSINLVGCGENIRRILSITRLDTIFKLFESVDEAVKAIKG
- the lexA gene encoding transcriptional repressor LexA, translating into MAKQLTERQKIVLDFLTKYVQKHGYPPSIREICAGVGIKSLRGVTVHLEALERKGYIRREQTSRSITILRQPKVKEEDAYIRLPLIGAIAAGEPLLAVENIEGELPVPRAMLRNTENAFLLRVKGDSMIEEHIMPGDLVVIRPQQTAENGDLVAVLIGEEATVKRLRSENGEITLLPANPAYEPIPLRGKDYRIIGKAIALLRSY